From Pyrenophora tritici-repentis strain M4 chromosome 1, whole genome shotgun sequence, the proteins below share one genomic window:
- a CDS encoding PlsC, 1-acyl-sn-glycerol-3-phosphate acyltransferase, producing the protein MSWLTYLAAIPPVLIIAMRLLSLILPAGPAQLVSYYAFALSSFILMGICALYGTLVAIPLRIVGYGGLIQWTVARAFKWCMWYGTGVTFRVTGSMKKEGGFSGEDALKDRPAVFVGNHQTELDVLMLGCMFPKYTSVTAKKSLKYVPLLGWFMALSKTVFIDRANRTTSRAAFDTAAHTMKTTRQNVFIFPEGTRSYAAKPDLLPFKKGAFHLAVQAQVPIVPVVCGNYYHVLDVKGKRFTPGVVDVTVLPPIQTKGLGAEHVDALVKKTRDAMMDELIRLSHVSGTGSNEPLPRATGVDGQERGELRKRN; encoded by the exons ATGAGCTGGCTTACCTACCTCGCCGCTATACCGCCAGTGCTCATAATAGCGATGCGACTGCTCTCGCTCATACTGCCCGCGGGGCCTGCGCAGCTCGTCTCTTACTACGCCTTCGCCCTGAGCTCCTTCATACTGATGGGCATCTGTGCTCTATATGGTACCCTTGTGGCAATTCCATTGCGCATTGTGGGATACGGGGGCCTCATTCAATGGACTGTCGCGAGGGCGTTCAAGTGGTGCATGTGGTATGGCACCGGTGTGACATTCCGCGTCACGGGAAGcatgaagaaagaaggtgGATTTAGCGGAGAAGATGCGCTCAAGGACCGCCCCGCCGTGTTTGTGGGAAATCATCAGAC CGAACTTGACGTGCTCATGCTTGGCTGCATGTTCCCCAAGTACACGTCCGTCACGGCCAAAAAGTCGCTGAAATATGTGCCCTTGTTGGGTTGGTTCATGGCCCTCTCCAAGACCGTATTCATAGACCGCGCAAACCGCACAACCTCCCGCGCCGCCTTCGACACGGCCGCCCATACCATGAAGACTACACGCCAGAATGTCTTCATCTTTCCCGAAGGCACCCGTTCCTATGCCGCGAAGCCCGATCTTCTCCCTTTCAAAAAGGGCGCATTCCATCTCGCCGTACAAGCACAGGTCCCCATTGTGCCTGTTGTATGTGGTAACTACTACCATGTACTGGACGTCAAGGGCAAGAGATTCACCCCGGGCGTCGTCGATGTGACCGTCCTGCCGCCCATCCAGACAAAGGGCCTGGGGGCTGAGCACGTGGACGCTCTGGTCAAGAAGACGAGAGATGCTATGATGGACGAGTTGATCCGTCTGAGCCACGTTTCGGGCACAGGCAGCAATGAACCCCTGCCGCGAGCTACTGGTGTTGATGGACAGGAACGTGGTGAGCTTAGGAAAAGGAATTAA
- a CDS encoding NAD dependent epimerase-dehydratase family protein — MASATTSAAKKKLVVCGGNGFLGSRICKAAAHRGWNVTSVSRSGTPHWSSVSSSQTPPDWSEKVSWQKGDILDPKSYTKHLEGADAVIHTMGILLEADYKGVVSGRESPIKGLQRAFSKTKAGTQNPLELKEGEVLKPQESDGQLTYEIMNRDTAVSLACEASTRKVPAYLYISAAAGTPILPARYITTKREAESIISTTFPTMRSIFIRAPFLYDSSRTFTLPIAAAGGVASMINSAVGGRLTWLMGAGGIKPLKADLVGEAVVEALEDEDVRGPVEVLEIERLGTRAWRKNMV, encoded by the exons ATGGCATCTGCTACAACTTCAGCGGCAAAGAAGAAGCTTGTTGTATGTGGTGGTAATGGATTCTTAG GAAGTCGGATATGCAAAGCAGCAGCACACAGGGGGTGGAATGTAACTTCGGTATC GCGCTCTGGCACACCTCACTGGTCTTCCGTCTCATCCTCGCAAACACCACCCGACTGGTCCGAAAAGGTCTCCTGGCAAAAGGGCGACATCCTCGACCCTAAATCGTACACGAAACATCTCGAAGGTGCAGATGCAGTGATACATACCATGGGCATACTGCTAGAGGCAGACTACAAAGGCGTCGTCAGTGGGCGGGAGAGCCCCATCAAGGGCCTACAGAGAGCTTTCAGCAAGACCAAGGCAGGCACGCAGAATCCATTGGAACTCAAGGAAGGAGAGGTGCTGAAGCCACAAGAAAGCGACGGTCAGCTAACGTACGAAATTATGAACCGAGATACGG CTGTTTCCCTTGCCTGCGAAGCGTCAACGCGAAAAGTACCAGCCTACCTCTACATCTCTGCCGCAGCAGGAACGCCTATTCTCCCTGCGCGCTACATTACAACGAAACGTGAAGCCGAGTCGATTATATCTACAACGTTCCCTACGATGCGGTCAATCTTCATTCGTGCGCCGTTCCTGTACGATAGCAGCAGGACGTTTACGCTTCCTATTGCAGCGGCTGGCGGTGTCGCGAGCATGATAAATAGCGCAGTTGGAGGCCGACTGACGTGGCTGATGGGTGCAGGCGGCATTAAGCCTCTGAAAGCAGACCTTGTGGGTGAGGCAGTTGTAGAAGCGCTCGAGGACGAGGATGTCAGGGGACCAGTTGAGGTACTGGAGATTGAAAGGCTGGGGACACGAGCATGGAGGAAGAATATGGTGTAA
- a CDS encoding MipB, Transaldolase — protein MPNSLDQLKASGTTVVADSGDFATIKKYQPQDATTNPSLILAASKKPEYEKLIDAAVEYGKKHGTDLENQVDATLDNLLVQFGKEILQIVPGKVSTEVDARFSFSTEESVAKALHIIDLYKEVGIDKERVLIKLASTWEGIKAAEILQSKHGVNCNLTLMFSQVQAIAAAEAGAFLISPFVGRILDWYKASTKKEYKKEEDPGVKSVQQIFNYYKKHGYKTIVMGASFRSVGEVTELAGCDYLTIAPNLLEELYNSQEEVPKKLIAEDAAKLEIEKKSYINNEAEFRFYFNEDQMAVEKLREGISKFAADAVTLKDILRKKIQA, from the exons ATGCCCAACTCTCTCGACCAGCTCAAGGCCTCTGGCACC ACCGTCGTCGCCGACTCCGGTGACTTTGCGACCATCAAGAAGTACCAACCCCAGGATGCGACGACCAACCCATCCCTCATCCTCGCCGCGTCTAAGAAGCCCGAATACGAGAAGCTGATCGATGCGGCCGTTGAGTACGGCAAGAAGCACGGCACCGACCTCGAGAACCAGGTCGATGCTACTCTTGACAACCTGCTGGTACAGTTTGGCAAGGAAATCCTGCAGATTGTGCCCGGCAAGGTCTCAACAGAAGTCGATGCgcgcttctccttctccacTGAGGAGTCCGTAGCCAAGGCCCTGCACATCATTGAT CTCTACAAGGAGGTCGGCATTGACAAGGAGCGCGTCCTCATCAAGTTGGCATCCACATGGGAGGGCATCAAGGCCGCCGAGATCCTCCAGTCCAAGCACGGCGTCAACTGCAACCTCACACTCATGTTCTCTCAAGTACAGGccattgctgctgctgaggCTGGTGCCTTCCTCATCTCCCCCTTCGTTGGCCGTATCCTCGACTGGTACAAGGCCTCAACCAAGAAGGAGTAcaagaaggaggaggaccCTGGTGTCAAGAGCGTCCAGCAAATCTTCAACTACTACAAGAAGCACGGCTACAAGACCATCGTCATGGGCGCTTCCTTCCGCAGCGTCGGTGAGGTCACCGAGCTTGCTGGTTGCGATTACCTGACCATCGCC CCTAACCTGCTCGAGGAGCTTTACAACTCGCAAGAGGAGGTCCCCAAGAAGCTCATCGCCGAGGACGCCGCCAAGCTCGAGATTGAGAAGAAGAGCTACATTAACAACGAGGCCGAGTTCCGATTCTACTTCAACGAGGACCAGATGGCCGTTGAGAAGCTCCGTGAGGGTATCTCCAAATTCGCGGCCGATGCCGTCACCCTCAAGGACATCCTGCGCAAGAAGATCCAGGCATAA
- a CDS encoding SodC, Cu-Zn superoxide dismutase → MVKAVAVLRGDSNVKGTVTFEQADENSQTTISWNITGNDANAERGMHVHAFGDNTNGCTSAGPHFNPHGKDHGAPEDEERHVGDLGNFKTDGQGNAQGSVTDKLIKLIGPDSVIGRTVVVHAGTDDLGKGGHAESKKTGNAGGRPACGVIGVSA, encoded by the exons ATGGTCAAAGCCG TCGCTGTCCTCCGTGGTGACTCCAACGTCAAGGGTACCGTCACTTTTGAGCAAGCCGACGAGAACTCACAAACCACCATCTCATGGAACATAACCGGCAACGACGCCAACGCTGAGCGTGGTATGCACGTTCACGCCTTTGGTGACAACACCAACGGCTGCACATCTGCCGGTCCTCACT TCAACCCCCACGGCAAGGATCACGGAGCTCCAGAAGACGAAGAGCGCCATGTTGGTGACTTGGGCAACTTCAAGACCGACGGTCAGGGCAATGCTCAGGGAAGCGTTACAGACAAGCTGATCAAGTTGATCGGGCCCGACAGCGTCATCGGC CGTACCGTTGTCGTCCATGCCGGTACCGACGATCTCGGCAAGGGTGGCCACGCGGAGTCCAAGAAGACTGGCAACGCTGGCGGCCGCCCCGCCTGCGGTGTCATTGGTGTCTCAGCCTAG
- a CDS encoding FimV, Tfp pilus assembly protein FimV — MANNYSQPYYGFSNAYAPPQMHPPGQQPEDKRGPHHVQQLPGINLNSHAHNNQQPPFAAPAWPPQLPPDANFWSLFQGGTFPPPNFPPPPFPGMSFPPSSLSHIPHNTAFAPPPLPLTPQHMPMPPQLPRPLPHPAAQAPAITNNRIQDIMDSDKEDGELSEADVASKLPKAAVQDAPPRESLPTPQEQLRQDREAAKQFIKLLHSNNVPYRTLAEEQLDPELLRGLYQSLNLPSEPAPILPPKPQSAASNAPAVKPVAPAQQNKLPAVKTNVVLAPSAKAVASPTTPVDRKDYVKRLQAAKAAAKQAGSAKPISPSQHTLPAKPITPAPTTTTPQPAATPTAKPPVTDEQRARNTELIKQRLEAIKARQKPTGTVNNNAAPPAIPSTPIGQTQTTQAAATPTAASTGQNHTPSFSGIPGLFMNTPPVHDAPVAITSRPAASAPQTRPAPDTTKASIPQAPVTPHNRSIGQSQYDQQDDESMIIEVSEDESNGSDMDIEDDQPAPKSVQTPHRPMGSLPSRAASAIPAPSTVGTPGAQTPSTVAREKELVDKEKQLPLTPVLPPQIATPTKLPTPIMDSAPVNSREPPVDADCSKTTPAKYTAQIRRAEIQSKLPTLDAEIASNANRMAQLMREMEQLTAENERIAKDKAQLTKELEGLGVDTEGMSHAELRAKKDEIEREQPSEPNHPLQEPHPTPLPASSEAPQPQEPTAPASRFSTQTVNKTLDVGSAPETSVKSVQYQSLSEARQVPRMDTAIPGIQSLATAPEKNASEDSSSPAPPAGMDLGIGEVQGKADGPQRSLTAQTATTTSSEEEGEIEMSVSEDEEDDEDYEPEYDPEEHAVVTDIPTQHAQTIRSSIPTSHTPTEEEEAYEPPDIDQEMSDVRNEEANDASHADQTEPDDAPELQSENKSAAVAVEPTPVAVNEDEPVRFTPYESPLRMFKSYRYHPSYAQDISGGFLSMTFSHQIDPEKPFCQYESAGGSCNDPECPDQHFREAAITGDKLLVQLGTANPGKTSEEKQRWNDGLRGVLKELRQKNIKDPNGIAAEIARYRRQFLNDDTRVVNL, encoded by the exons ATGGCTAACAATTACTCGCAACCCTACTATGGCTTTTCCAATGCCTATGCGCCCCCGCAAATGCATCCGCCTGGCCAACAGCCAGAGGACAAGCGCGGGCCTCACCATGTGCAGCAGCTTCCTGGCATCAACCTAAACTCACATGCTCACAACAACCAGCAACCGCCTTTTGCAGCAC CTGCCTGGCCACCGCAACTGCCTCCCGATGCAAATTTCTGGTCCCTCTTCCAGGGTGGCACCTTCCCTCCGCCCAACTTCCCCCCACCGCCCTTTCCCGGCATGTCCTTCCCTCCATCGTCGCTGTCTCACATCCCGCACAATACTGCATTTGCCCCTCCGCCGCTTCCTCTCACTCCACAGCACATGCCCATGCCGCCGCAGTTGCCTCGCCCGTTACCCCATCCCGCCGCGCAAGCGCCAGCAATCACCAATAACCGCATCCAAGACATCATGGACAGCGACAAGGAAGATGGAGAGTTGAGTGAAGCCGACGTTGCATCAAAGCTGCCCAAAGCCGCCGTTCAAGACGCACCGCCACGCGAGAGCCTTCCGACACCACAAGAGCAGTTGCGACAGGATCGAGAGGCGGCGAAACAATTCATCAAACTTCTGCACAGTAACAATGTCCCCTACCGCACTCTAGCCGAGGAACAGCTTGATCCCGAGCTGCTAAGGGGCCTGTACCAGAGCTTGAATCTACCATCCGAGCCTGCGCCCATTCTACCGCCCAAACCCCAAAGCGCGGCTTCCAATGCGCCAGCTGTTAAGCCCGTAGCCCCCGCGCAACAGAACAAGTTGCCAGCAGTCAAGACCAATGTCGTGCTTGCACCGTCCGCCAAGGCAGTTGCCTCACCCACCACTCCAGTCGACCGCAAAGACTACGTAAAGCGTCTCCAGGCCGCCAAGGCAGCAGCAAAACAAGCCGGGTCTGCCAAACCGATCAGTCCGTCACAGCACACACTGCCAGCCAAGCCCATCACTCCGGCAccaacgacgacgacgccCCAACCTGCGGCTACCCCAACTGCCAAACCTCCCGTCACCGACGAGCAAAGGGCCCGCAACACGGAACTGATCAAGCAGCGATTGGAGGCCATCAAGGCCCGACAAAAGCCAACAGGTACAGTCAACAACAATGCTGCTCCACCCGCTATCCCTTCCACACCTATAGGACAAACCCAGACCACGCAAGCAGCTGCGACTCCCACAGCCGCATCCACGGGTCAAAATCACACACCCTCATTTTCTGGAATCCCTGGTCTGTTCATGAACACTCCTCCGGTTCATGATGCTCCCGTTGCTATCACATCCCGTCCCGCAGCTTCTGCACCCCAAACGCGACCTGCCCCGGACACCACCAAGGCATCGATTCCGCAAGCTCCTGTTACACCCCACAATCGCTCTATAGGCCAATCTCAATATGATCAGCAAGATGACGAATCAATGATCATCGAGGTTAGCGAGGACGAGTCCAATGGCAGTGACATGGATATTGAAGACGATCAGCCAGCTCCTAAAAGTGTACAAACGCCTCATCGGCCTATGGGCAGTCTTCCCTCCCGCGCAGCATCTGCCATTCCTGCTCCTTCGACTGTCGGCACACCTGGTGCGCAGACACCTTCGACCGTTGCGCGCGAGAAGGAACTGGTGGATAAGGAGAAGCAGCTT CCTTTGACTCCGGTATTGCCTCCTCAAATCGCCACTCCGACCAAGCTACCGACCCCGATAATGGACTCTGCTCCAGTCAACTCTCGTGAGCCGCCTGTCGATGCAGATTGCTCGAAGACCACTCCTGCCAAGTATACTGCACAAATCCGCCGAGCTGAAATACAGTCTAAACTGCCCACCCTGGATGCTGAGATTGCAAGCAATGCAAATCGAATGGCCCAACTAATGAGGGAGATGGAGCAGCTGACCGCAGAGAATGAGAGGATTGCAAAAGATAAAGCGCAGTTGACAAAAGAGTTGGAGGGCCTGGGTGTCGACACTGAGGGAATGTCCCATGCAGAACTCCGTGCTAAGAAAGATGAGATTGAGCGTGAACAACCTTCGGAACCCAACCATCCACTCCAAGAACCCCATCCAACCCCACTGCCAGCTTCTAGCGAAGCGCCTCAGCCCCAGGAGCCAACAGCACCAGCATCTCGATTTTCAACTCAAACAGTCAATAAGACATTGGATGTGGGCTCCGCCCCTGAGACAAGCGTCAAGTCGGTGCAATATCAAAGCCTATCAGAAGCACGGCAAGTACCCCGTATGGATACTGCGATACCCGGTATACAGAGCTTGGCCACTGCGCCTGAAAAGAATGCGAGTGAGGATAGTTCTAGTCCTGCACCTCCAGCTGGAATGGACCTTGGGATTGGAGAAGTACAGGGAAAGGCTGACGGTCCCCAAAGATCACTGACAGCCCAAACTGCTACTACCACTTCCTCTGAAGAAGAGGGTGAGATCGAAATGTCTGTTtccgaagacgaagaagatgatgaagattACGAGCCGGAATACGATCCTGAAGAACACGCAGTCGTTACGGATATCCCCACACAACATGCTCAGACCATCAGGTCCTCTATTCCTACGTCACATACCCctacagaagaagaagaagcatATGAGCCACCTGATATCGATCAAGAGATGTCGGACGTTCGAAACGAGGAGGCAAACGATGCATCCCATGCAGACCAGACAGAACCCGATGACG CGCCCGAACTACAGTCAGAGAACAAGTCGGCGGCTGTTGCTGTGGAACCT ACGCCTGTGGCTGTTAACGAGGACGAACCAGTTAGATTCACTCCGTACGAGAGTCCACTGCGAATGTTCAAGTCATACCGCTATCATCCCAGTTATGCACAAGACATTTCTGGTGGCTTCCTGTCCATGACCTTCAGTCATCAGATAGACCCAGAGAAGCCATTCTGTCAGTACGAATCGGCGGGTGGCTCATGCAACGACCCTGAATGCCCCGATCAGCACTTCAGGGAAGCTGCCATCACTG GTGACAAGCTGCTGGTCCAGCTCGGAACAGCAAATCCCGGCAAGACTTCCGAGGAGAAGCAGAGGTGGAACGATGGTCTTCGCGGTGTGCTCAAGGAGCTCCGCCAAAAGAACATCAAAGATCCCAACGGCATCGCCGCCGAGATTGCGCGCTACAGACGCCAGTTCCTCAACGATGACACACGTGTCGTCAACTTGTGA
- a CDS encoding TFG3, Transcription initiation factor IIF, auxiliary subunit yields the protein MPAPASNKRNKRISRNLIIGSEAWQLPPVGHPDRPKNVPDDHTKRWTVYVRVPDGDPDIRAWLNKVSFKIFNTYENPLRMVEKPPFEVTETGWGGFNIDIRLHFQPISGEKAQYRQHFLQLEKYGDEKMQAEQERTGCVRSEFLEVVQFNEPTEALFDALTSEDQWNYLIPAGKGGSKKASLGANGRLKRGLPNGERSAQLPEKGADELKSLRGELGHEAAQQAAQQASGDRSRRR from the exons ATGCCCGCGCCCGCCTCGAACAAGCGC AACAAGCGCATAAGTCGAAACCTCA TAATCGGCTCAGAAGCATGGCAACTACCGCCAGTAGGCCACCCCGACCGACCAAAAAACGTTCCCGATGACCACACCAAACGCTGGACCGTCTATGTACGCGTACCTGATGGCGATCCGGATATTAGAGCATGGCTCAACAAGGTCTCGTTCAAAATCTTCAACACGTACGAGAACCCGCTGCGTATGGTCGAAAAGCCGCCCTTTGAGGTCACCGAGACTGGATGGGGAGGTTTCAATATCGATATAAGGTTGCACTTCCAGCCAATATCAGGAGAGAAGGCACAGTATAGGCAACACTTCCTCCAACTGGAAAAGTACGGCGACGAGAAGATGCAGGCAGAGCAGGAACGGACGGGCTGCGTACGTTCTGAATTTCTTGAGGTCGTGCAGTTCAACGAACCTACCGAAGCGCTTTTCGATGCTCTCACCTCGGAAGACCAATGGAACTACCTCATTCCGGCTGGCAAGGGTGGCTCTAAGAAGGCCTCTCTCGGCGCAAACGGAAGGCTCAAGCGTGGCTTGCCCAACGGGGAAAGGAGTGCACAGTTGCCAGAGAAGGGTGCAGACGAA CTCAAATCATTACGCGGTGAGCTGGGGCATGAGGCGGCTCAGCAGGCAGCACAACAGGCTAGCGGAGACAGGAGTCGACGCAGGTGA
- a CDS encoding RIO1, Serine-threonine protein kinase involved in cell cycle control, whose protein sequence is MDSTTEPEKPQQSLVDAGAADKERPAAEINDDDIDDLFEDHDDNDEDDKVPGLISQPKSSHPHKPSANTSASIDDQVASLARHAGKIRLTGRMTGASGGNARDKDKADRATTEQVLDRRTQMILLQLINRGVISEIHGVISTGKEANVYHAMTEPSDADADPIHRAVKVYKTSILVFKDRAKYVEGEFRFRQGYNKSNNRAMVRMWADKERRNLARIHDAGIPSPQAHALRNHVLVMGFVGDRKGKAAPRLKDVRFEGLTSEEEDAKWTDLYLEMLAYMRIMYQTCRLVHADLSEYNVLYHEGKQWIIDVSQAVEHDHPRSLEFLRMDVKNVSDFFRSRNVEVLSERKAYAFITSAMGPKDTLDQVYDIERDAELVNAGGGSDLPYQALLADKVVNNESDASNPDADSGDDSSDTSEVDQSIFDKGPSRGKKHIDHDEKVAHKKAIKEEKREKRKEKMPKHMKKKLTSQTGRKK, encoded by the exons ATGGATTCCACCACCGAGCCGGAGAAGCCCCAGCAGTCGCTTGTAGATGCTGGCGCCGCGGACAAGGAGCGCCCCGCGGCGGAAATTAACGACGATGACATTGACGACCTGTTCGAAGATCACGACGACAATGACGAAGATGACAAAGTGCCCGGATTGATATCCCAGCCAAAGTCGTCACATCCGCACAAGCCGTCAGCCAACACCAGCGCCTCCATCGACGACCAGGTAGCCTCTCTCGCAAGACATGCTGGCAAGATTCGCCTCACGGGGCGCATGACGGGCGCCTCAGGAGGCAATGCAAGAGACAAGGACAAGGCAGATCGCGCCACAACCGAACAGGTACTGGACCGGAGAACGCAGATGATTTTGCTCCAACTTATCAACCGCGGCGTAATATCCGAAATTCATGGCGTGATTTCAACCGGCAAAGAGGCCAACGTTTACCATGCCATGACCGAGCCATCCGACGCCGACGCCGACCCTATCCACCGCGCTGTCAAGGTCTATAAGACGTCTATTCTTGTCTTCAAAGACCGCGCCAAGTATGTCGAAGGCGAGTTTAGGTTTAGACAAGGCTACAACAAGAGCAACAACCGTGCCATGGTGCGCATGTGGGCCGACAAGGAGCGCAGAAACTTGGCTAGGATACACGACGCGGGCATTCCTTCGCCACAGGCACATGCACTGCGCAACCATGTTCTTGTCATGGGCTTTGTAGGTGACCGAAAAGGCAAGGCTGCCCCGCGACTCAAGGACGTGCGCTTCGAGGGCTTGACCTCCGAGGAAGAGGACGCCAAGTGGACAGACTTGTACCTTGAGATGCTGGCATACATGCGCATAATGTATCAGACATGCCGTCTTGTCCACGCCGACTTGAGCGAATACAACGTTCTATACCACGAAGGAAAGCAATGGATCATAGATGTGTCGCAAGCCGTTGAGCACGACCATCCCCGCTCCCTCGAGTTCCTGCGCATGGACGTCAAGAATGTCTCGGACTTCTTCCGCTCTCGGAATGTAGAGGTTCTCAGTGAGCGCAAGGCCTATGCTTTCATCACAAGTGCGATGGGGCCGAAGGAT ACGCTCGACCAAGTCTACGATATTGAACGTGATGCCGAACTCGTCAATGCCGGTGGCGGCTCCGATCTCCCATACCAAGCTCTTCTTGCCGACAAGGTTGTCAACAATGAGTCTGATGCCTCGAATCCAGATGCCGATTCCGGTGATGATAGTTCAGATACCTCTGAGGTTGACCAGAGCATATTTGACAAAGGCCCAAGCCGTGGAAAGAAGCACATTGACCATGACGAGAAGGTAGCACATAAGAAGGCCATCAAGGAAGAGAAGCGTGAGAAACGCAAGGAGAAGATGCCGAAACACATGAAGAAGAAGTTGACTAGTCAGACCGGTCGAAAGAAGTGA
- a CDS encoding SKN1, Beta-glucanase-Beta-glucan synthetase: MRFSTYTTASALAALATAQTFTDCNPMEKTCPNDPAMPQTWETDFTTGREAVKGWKQTFGNLTYGPDGAQFTITKPGEGPTIGSAGYFHFGYVEVVMKAAPGQGIISSIVLQSDNLDEVDWEWIGGVDSRVQQNYFGKGNTTTFDRMIEAPVANNQNDFHKYALNWTAESLTWIVDDKPTRTLKFADANGGKNYPQTPCNVRLGNWAGGDSKDVGTVQWAGGKVNYAAAPFTMTVKSVKVINYSPGKEYTYSDKTGSFGSIKVVEAGNTAGAAQNNVAIDAAASGTGSQAPLASGINVPPPTGGAAGNSTGDAPCDCGTATVTVTGAPPASFSTKFPASSGPVSTAKVPATTAKPSSTPGGAAAPYPTTGIAMDTRPAPGVNIPLPTGALPQQSGNPSISVSAPPSQFTGAASHVKASGLVGAVVGAVLLAF, from the exons ATGCGCTTCTCAACTTACACTACCGCGAGTGCCTTGGCCGCTCTGGCCACAGCCCAAACTTTTACCGATTGCAACCCCATGGAAAAGACATGCCCAAATGACCCCGCCATGCCTCAAACTTGGGAAACCGACTTTACCACAGGAAGGGAGGCAGTCAAGGGATGGAAGCAGACCTTCGGCAACCTTACATATGGACCTGATGGAGCACAATTTACCATCACTAAGCCAGGGGAGGGACCCACCATTGGTTCAGCAGGTTACTTCCACTTTGGTTACGTCGAAGTCGTTATGAAGGCAGCGCCTGGTCAGGGCATCATCTCATCCATTGTTCTCCAATCCGACAACCTAGACGAAGTAGATTGGGAATGGATTGGTGGTGTTGACAGCCGTGTACAGCAAAATTATTTTGGCAAG GGAAACACTACCACTTTCGACCGTATGATCGAAGCCCCTGTAGCTAACAACCAAAACGACTTCCACAAGTACGCTCTCAACTGGACGGCCGAATCCCTTACTTGGATCGTTGACGACAAGCCTACGCGCACCTTGAAGTTTGCCGATGCTAACGGCGGAAAGAACTACCCGCAAACTCCTTGCAATGTCCGTCTCGGTAACTGGGCTGGTGGCGACTCCAAGGATGTAGGCACTGTCCAGTGGGCCGGTGGAAAGGTCAACTATGCGGCTGCGCCATTCACCATGACAGTTAAGAGTGTCAAAGTCATCAACTACTCTCCTGGCAAGGAATACACGTACTCGGATAAGACCGGTTCTTTCGGCTCCATCAAGGTCGTCGAGGCTGGCAACACCGCGGGTGCCGCTCAAAACAACGTCGCAATCGATGCCGCTGCTTCGGGTACTGGCTCGCAAGCTCCTTTGGCCTCGGGCATCAATGTACCTCCTCCTACTGGTGGTGCTGCTGGTAACTCTACTGGTGACGCCCCTTGTGACTGTGGCACCGCCACTGTCACCGTCACCGGGGCGCCTCCTGCGTCTTTTAGTACAAAGTTTCCAGCCTCGAGTGGCCCTGTCTCTACTGCCAAGGTTCCTGCCACTACCGCGAAGCCTTCCTCAACTCCCGGCGGCGCAGCGGCTCCATACCCAACCACTGGTATCGCAATGGACACCCGACCTGCGCCCGGCGTCAACATACCTCTACCAACTGGCGCACTACCTCAGCAATCTGGAAACCCCTCTATCTCCGTATCCGCTCCTCCCTCACAGTTCACTGGCGCAGCAAGCCACGTCAAGGCCAGCGGCCTTGTCGGCGCTGTTGTGGGAGCCGTCTTGCTCGCTTTCTAA